In Nitrosopumilaceae archaeon, the following proteins share a genomic window:
- a CDS encoding cob(I)yrinic acid a,c-diamide adenosyltransferase, whose translation MVKIYTKTGDDGSTGLIGGNRIRKSSPRIIAYGTVDELNSSLGIALSLKLDADITSLLTKIQNDLFVVGADLANPDLKNISNRVTDEMVEFLEYHIDELEKELSPISYFILPGGDQIASQVHMARAISRRAETSIVYLAEIEEINKTCKIYINRLADLLFVIARVINKRKMINDIAWKK comes from the coding sequence ATGGTAAAAATATATACAAAAACTGGCGACGATGGTTCTACTGGTCTCATAGGAGGTAATCGTATACGAAAATCAAGTCCAAGGATAATTGCATATGGTACAGTGGATGAATTAAACTCCTCACTTGGAATTGCACTCTCATTAAAATTAGATGCTGACATTACATCTTTACTGACAAAGATTCAAAATGACTTGTTTGTAGTTGGCGCAGATCTCGCAAACCCTGATTTAAAAAATATCTCAAATAGAGTTACAGATGAGATGGTTGAATTCCTTGAATATCATATAGATGAACTAGAAAAGGAATTGAGTCCAATTTCTTATTTCATATTGCCTGGAGGAGACCAAATAGCATCACAAGTACACATGGCTCGTGCAATATCGCGTAGAGCAGAAACTAGCATTGTGTATTTGGCAGAAATTGAAGAAATAAACAAGACATGTAAGATTTACATAAACAGATTAGCAGATTTGCTTTTTGTTATAGCACGTGTCATCAATAAAAGAAAAATGATCAATGACATTGCCTGGAAAAAATAA
- a CDS encoding HD domain-containing protein has product MLFDFFYIISELKKIPRKGWKDKVGITHPESVADHSFSAAVMAMVFSDLKKLNTEKMLKMALLHDLSESITGDFTPEEISKNDKKEIEDQTMKEILAKLPSEISIGYEKIWNEFQDGTSKESILMHEIDRLEMAIQSLKYNAEGHPKDKLALFFESAKKDIKSKEILEILGEISYK; this is encoded by the coding sequence ATGTTATTTGATTTTTTTTATATTATATCAGAACTAAAAAAAATCCCTCGTAAGGGATGGAAGGATAAAGTTGGTATTACTCATCCTGAATCAGTAGCAGATCATTCATTTAGTGCAGCTGTTATGGCAATGGTTTTTTCTGATTTAAAAAAATTGAATACTGAAAAAATGTTAAAGATGGCATTACTACATGATCTTTCAGAATCCATTACTGGAGATTTTACACCAGAAGAAATTTCTAAGAACGATAAAAAAGAAATTGAAGATCAAACAATGAAAGAAATCCTTGCAAAACTACCGTCAGAAATTTCAATCGGATATGAAAAAATATGGAACGAGTTTCAGGATGGAACTTCAAAAGAATCCATATTGATGCATGAGATTGATCGTCTAGAAATGGCAATACAATCTTTAAAATATAATGCAGAAGGACATCCAAAAGATAAACTTGCATTATTTTTCGAATCTGCAAAAAAGGACATAAAGAGTAAAGAAATTCTAGAAATTTTAGGCGAGATATCCTATAAATAA
- a CDS encoding M66 family metalloprotease — protein MRTLTITAIFIILLLSVYAYHQSFALVEGFQRTNFKLAHSPTICAVEPPPDPNFPLIGNRMLTQTEYATIDWSTKLNTSQGTPASHTPIWKITLVKVFLWQQKTFDYSNCDIIINYKEKPDDTALQTEIGGITQYDYEHHKASIQVYYLQVNINAIQNETRDANVIYTTTNWVPYYTGYALGDAQLGMIIRHEMGHALGLGHFLSDNPNDLSQWIHGYTSIPSIMVPVVIAIGNSHFDITPYDTYEIKLIYGNNGFGEIPVPQPALIPDWIKTNAGGWANGYVSDDDFIKGLQYLVKQKIINTTLTNPYSQASKIPSWIKNDAGWWKNNQISDDEFVKGIQYIIQHGIIKI, from the coding sequence ATGAGAACATTAACTATTACAGCAATATTCATCATATTGCTATTATCTGTCTATGCCTATCATCAATCGTTTGCACTGGTAGAAGGTTTTCAACGAACAAATTTCAAGCTAGCCCATAGTCCAACCATATGTGCAGTAGAACCACCGCCGGATCCAAATTTTCCTTTAATTGGAAATCGTATGCTTACTCAAACTGAATATGCGACAATTGATTGGTCTACAAAATTAAATACTTCACAAGGGACGCCTGCAAGCCATACTCCAATATGGAAAATTACCCTTGTCAAAGTTTTTCTCTGGCAACAAAAAACATTTGATTATTCAAATTGTGATATAATAATTAATTATAAAGAAAAACCAGATGATACTGCTTTACAAACTGAGATAGGAGGAATCACTCAATATGATTATGAACATCATAAGGCTAGTATTCAAGTTTATTATTTACAAGTTAACATAAATGCAATTCAAAATGAAACCCGTGATGCAAACGTTATCTACACAACTACAAATTGGGTGCCATATTATACTGGCTATGCATTAGGTGACGCTCAACTTGGAATGATAATACGCCATGAAATGGGCCACGCGTTAGGACTGGGTCATTTTCTTTCAGATAATCCAAATGACTTGTCACAATGGATACATGGGTATACAAGTATTCCATCAATTATGGTTCCAGTTGTTATTGCAATTGGGAATTCACATTTTGATATAACGCCTTATGACACATACGAAATCAAATTAATCTATGGCAATAATGGATTTGGTGAAATACCTGTACCGCAACCTGCATTAATCCCAGATTGGATTAAAACTAATGCTGGAGGGTGGGCTAACGGCTATGTCTCAGATGATGATTTTATCAAAGGACTGCAATATCTTGTCAAACAAAAAATCATAAACACTACTTTAACAAACCCATATTCACAAGCTTCAAAAATTCCATCATGGATAAAAAATGATGCTGGGTGGTGGAAAAACAACCAGATATCTGATGATGAATTTGTAAAAGGGATTCAATATATTATCCAACACGGAATAATCAAAATCTAA
- a CDS encoding TIGR00300 family protein, translating to MTKKFEHEIEVKGHLIDSMILTKIFDVIMDLGGEFQVQEFRVGKRKKDESYAKLLVQGKSQKHLDEILESVYRAGATSKIQQEIKLQPAPKDMVMPDDFYSTTNNRTDIFYKDQMIKVENMMMDKCIVVKGNRAWCSPIREIKKGDMIIVGERGIRITPPERPREGVNLFQFMGSSSSSERPTQHIARKVAHDIYKTKKEKGKIVLVGGPAIVHTGASDSIATLIRLGFIDAVLAGNALAVHDIEYSTLGTSLGMNVQNGTLAVRGHRNHMQAINSVFKAGTIPKMVANKTLTKGIMYECVKRKIPFVLAGSLRDDGPLPDVITDMTVAQKKYKEILKDAKVVIMISTMLHSIATGNMLPAEVKVIVVDINQPTVTKLMDRGTWQALGIVSDVGAFLPLVTQEIQKLIKN from the coding sequence ATGACAAAGAAATTTGAACATGAGATAGAGGTCAAAGGCCATCTCATAGATTCAATGATACTTACAAAAATATTTGATGTAATAATGGATTTGGGTGGAGAGTTCCAAGTACAGGAATTTAGAGTAGGAAAGAGAAAAAAAGACGAAAGCTACGCAAAGCTTCTCGTACAGGGCAAATCACAGAAACATCTTGATGAAATTTTAGAATCAGTATACCGTGCAGGCGCCACTTCAAAGATACAGCAGGAGATCAAGTTACAACCTGCACCGAAAGACATGGTGATGCCTGATGATTTTTACAGTACAACAAACAATCGTACTGATATTTTCTACAAAGACCAGATGATAAAGGTAGAAAACATGATGATGGACAAATGTATTGTAGTTAAGGGAAACCGAGCTTGGTGTTCTCCCATTCGTGAAATTAAAAAAGGAGACATGATAATTGTGGGGGAAAGAGGAATAAGGATCACGCCTCCTGAAAGACCAAGAGAGGGAGTCAATCTTTTCCAGTTCATGGGAAGCAGTAGCTCAAGTGAGCGTCCAACACAACACATTGCAAGAAAAGTTGCCCATGATATCTACAAGACAAAAAAAGAGAAAGGTAAAATTGTTCTAGTGGGCGGTCCTGCAATTGTACACACTGGCGCGTCTGATTCAATTGCAACACTAATAAGATTAGGGTTTATTGATGCAGTACTTGCTGGAAATGCACTTGCAGTTCATGATATAGAATATTCCACACTAGGAACTTCACTTGGGATGAATGTTCAAAATGGTACTTTGGCAGTAAGAGGGCATCGAAATCATATGCAGGCAATAAATTCAGTTTTCAAAGCAGGCACCATACCAAAAATGGTTGCAAATAAGACACTAACAAAAGGAATAATGTACGAATGTGTTAAAAGAAAAATTCCGTTTGTCTTGGCAGGCTCGTTGCGAGATGATGGACCGCTTCCTGATGTTATAACAGACATGACAGTTGCACAGAAAAAATACAAGGAGATCCTAAAGGATGCAAAAGTGGTAATAATGATATCAACTATGCTTCATTCTATTGCAACTGGGAACATGTTGCCTGCCGAGGTAAAAGTAATCGTAGTTGACATTAATCAGCCAACAGTAACCAAATTGATGGACCGAGGAACATGGCAAGCTCTTGGCATAGTCTCTGATGTTGGTGCATTTTTGCCTCTTGTAACACAAGAGATTCAAAAATTGATCAAGAATTAG
- a CDS encoding phosphoribosyltransferase family protein has translation MDKIFKDRTDAAKRLCEKLLWLKDENPIILAIPRGGVIIADVISSILNCKLDVIVSRKVGAPDNQELAIGAVMHDGSYFPNIKIINALNIPESFVEEEITKQRKEIERRLMKFRESREYDLAEKTIVLVDDGIATGATMSVAAHWIKKQKPKKLIIAIPIGPPETISELNQLADIVVLQSPYIFNAVGEFYEMFDQVSDEEVQEIMKKHGYKLKSI, from the coding sequence ATGGATAAGATTTTTAAAGATAGAACAGACGCTGCAAAGAGACTTTGCGAGAAGCTATTGTGGTTAAAAGATGAAAATCCTATAATCCTTGCTATACCTAGAGGTGGAGTAATCATCGCTGATGTGATCTCTTCTATTTTAAATTGTAAATTAGATGTTATAGTTTCAAGAAAAGTTGGTGCACCAGACAATCAAGAGCTTGCAATAGGCGCAGTTATGCATGACGGAAGTTATTTTCCAAACATCAAAATTATTAATGCGCTAAACATTCCAGAAAGTTTTGTTGAAGAAGAGATTACAAAGCAAAGAAAGGAAATTGAACGCAGATTGATGAAATTTAGAGAAAGCAGAGAATATGATTTAGCTGAAAAGACTATTGTTCTAGTTGATGACGGAATTGCTACAGGGGCAACCATGTCAGTAGCTGCTCATTGGATAAAAAAACAAAAACCAAAAAAACTCATAATTGCAATACCTATCGGACCTCCTGAAACAATATCTGAACTAAATCAATTAGCAGACATAGTAGTTTTACAATCTCCGTATATTTTTAATGCAGTGGGTGAATTCTACGAAATGTTTGATCAAGTAAGTGATGAAGAGGTGCAGGAAATTATGAAAAAACACGGTTACAAACTCAAATCAATATAA
- a CDS encoding SDR family oxidoreductase — translation MRLKDKVAIVSGASSDIGLEISKRFVEEGANVVLLGRNFDKLEKARKTIKNYDTKTVGIPCDLTNEAQVLQTVKQISDHYRKIDILVNSAGLINDPIHFHEMPESDWSALINTNIYGTFRITKSVLIKMLENKSGSIINIGSISSERAIPKVHLTVYCTTKAAINMFTKGIAIEYARKNIRCNCINPGIINAGMIKPYVDYPDARKVLEDKQPLNRIGEPVDVANAAVYLASDEASWITGMILNVDGGKSASEG, via the coding sequence ATGAGATTAAAAGACAAAGTTGCAATAGTTAGTGGTGCCTCAAGTGACATAGGATTAGAAATTTCAAAAAGATTTGTCGAGGAGGGTGCAAATGTTGTTTTATTAGGCAGAAATTTTGACAAACTTGAGAAAGCGCGAAAAACAATAAAAAACTATGACACAAAAACAGTCGGAATTCCATGTGATCTTACAAATGAGGCGCAGGTGTTACAGACAGTAAAACAAATTTCTGATCATTATAGAAAAATAGACATACTTGTAAACAGTGCAGGTCTTATCAACGACCCAATACATTTTCATGAAATGCCCGAATCTGATTGGTCAGCTTTGATAAACACAAACATCTACGGAACTTTTAGAATTACAAAATCAGTCTTAATTAAAATGCTAGAAAATAAAAGTGGATCAATCATTAACATTGGTTCAATATCAAGTGAACGTGCAATACCAAAGGTACACTTGACGGTATATTGTACAACCAAGGCTGCAATTAACATGTTTACAAAAGGCATAGCTATAGAATATGCAAGAAAAAACATTCGTTGTAACTGTATAAATCCTGGAATCATCAATGCCGGAATGATAAAACCTTATGTGGATTATCCTGATGCAAGAAAAGTTTTAGAGGACAAACAACCATTAAACAGGATAGGAGAACCTGTGGATGTTGCAAATGCTGCTGTCTACTTGGCATCAGATGAAGCAAGTTGGATTACTGGTATGATCTTAAATGTAGATGGTGGAAAATCCGCCTCTGAAGGATAA
- a CDS encoding universal stress protein: protein MMIQNILVPYEGSPMSKKALELGKEIARNFNATLNILMVVPLYYPINDSIYVGAMATNYQKIVKELTTQGEKDLSKVTAKCREEGSKASYKIVHDDVSNAILKQAKKNKTDLIIMGSRRMKGLAAIKRIGSTARYVSEHATCPVTVIH from the coding sequence ATGATGATTCAAAATATTCTGGTTCCATACGAGGGATCACCAATGTCAAAAAAAGCGCTAGAGTTGGGAAAAGAAATTGCGCGAAATTTTAACGCAACACTGAATATTTTAATGGTCGTTCCACTCTATTATCCTATTAATGATTCAATATACGTGGGTGCGATGGCTACTAATTATCAAAAAATTGTAAAAGAGCTAACAACTCAAGGAGAAAAAGATCTTAGTAAGGTGACAGCAAAATGCCGTGAAGAGGGCTCAAAGGCATCTTACAAAATAGTTCATGATGATGTTTCTAACGCAATTTTAAAACAAGCCAAGAAAAATAAAACTGATCTTATAATAATGGGTAGCAGACGCATGAAAGGTCTTGCAGCAATCAAAAGAATTGGCAGCACCGCAAGATATGTTTCTGAACATGCTACATGTCCAGTTACCGTAATTCATTAG
- the gatB gene encoding Asp-tRNA(Asn)/Glu-tRNA(Gln) amidotransferase subunit GatB codes for MTKIGLEIHCQLTKLESKLFCSCKADYRSFEPNSNICPVCMGLPGSLPILNKKAVEKAALLSIALGCKIPPKIGFFRKNYFYPDLPKNFQITQYNAYGPTSIGYDGMIVIEDREIKIRRIQLEEDPGRLVYSGSSEKTQITLVDYNRAGTPLVEMVTEPDFENPKQVRIFLNILADLVENLGVADPSLEGAFRVDGNISIEKGERVEIKNVGSFRDIEKALHFEITRQQSLAERGIPIPAETRHWDEARKITVSSRLKEEEQDYRYFPEEDIPRIIIEKSLLDNLKKTMPESIMSKKVRYINKYGIPAQVAEVLSSDKFYSDLFEQSHTEKNAKEIANLITTDLKGFADTKEQREQLKLTPKHLSDLADSILNNKITRVSGKTALQEILKTGKPVSEIISSLDLGNVDDESSLVKAIDEVFTEEQKAVSEAKQNPDTINYLVGKVMRKTKGKANPSLTLDMIKKKLDSQ; via the coding sequence TTGACAAAGATAGGATTAGAGATTCATTGTCAGCTTACAAAACTTGAAAGTAAGCTATTCTGTTCTTGCAAGGCAGACTATAGGAGTTTTGAGCCAAACTCCAACATTTGTCCAGTATGTATGGGGCTGCCAGGCTCATTGCCTATTTTGAATAAAAAAGCTGTTGAAAAAGCAGCCTTGCTGTCTATCGCACTAGGATGCAAAATACCTCCAAAGATTGGATTTTTCAGAAAAAATTATTTCTATCCTGATCTTCCAAAAAATTTCCAGATTACCCAGTATAACGCATATGGTCCAACAAGTATTGGTTATGATGGAATGATTGTAATCGAGGACAGGGAAATTAAAATCAGAAGAATACAGCTAGAAGAGGATCCTGGCAGACTGGTATATAGTGGAAGCTCAGAGAAAACACAGATTACTTTGGTTGACTACAACAGGGCAGGAACTCCACTTGTTGAAATGGTAACTGAACCTGATTTTGAAAATCCCAAACAAGTTAGAATCTTTTTAAACATTCTAGCTGATTTGGTAGAAAATCTAGGTGTAGCAGATCCGTCTCTAGAGGGCGCCTTTAGAGTTGATGGCAACATTTCAATTGAAAAAGGAGAAAGGGTGGAAATTAAAAACGTAGGCTCATTTCGTGATATAGAAAAGGCACTTCACTTTGAGATAACAAGACAGCAAAGCTTGGCAGAAAGAGGAATACCAATTCCTGCAGAAACAAGACATTGGGACGAAGCAAGAAAAATTACTGTATCATCTAGATTAAAAGAAGAAGAGCAAGATTACCGTTATTTTCCAGAAGAAGATATTCCAAGAATAATAATTGAAAAATCACTACTTGACAACTTGAAAAAAACAATGCCAGAAAGCATCATGTCCAAAAAAGTGAGATACATAAACAAATATGGAATCCCAGCTCAAGTTGCCGAAGTCCTATCTTCTGACAAATTTTATTCTGATTTATTTGAACAATCTCATACAGAAAAAAATGCTAAAGAAATTGCAAATCTCATAACTACAGATCTCAAAGGCTTTGCTGATACTAAAGAACAACGAGAACAACTCAAACTCACTCCAAAACATCTATCTGATTTGGCTGATTCCATATTGAACAACAAAATTACAAGAGTTTCTGGAAAAACTGCTTTACAGGAAATATTAAAGACAGGGAAACCTGTTTCAGAAATAATTTCTAGCCTTGACTTGGGCAATGTTGATGACGAGTCATCACTAGTAAAAGCAATAGACGAAGTTTTTACTGAAGAACAAAAAGCTGTATCTGAAGCAAAACAAAACCCTGATACAATTAACTACCTTGTAGGCAAAGTGATGAGAAAGACAAAAGGTAAGGCCAATCCCTCACTTACTCTTGATATGATCAAGAAAAAACTAGATTCACAATAA
- the gatA gene encoding Asp-tRNA(Asn)/Glu-tRNA(Gln) amidotransferase subunit GatA → MTLAISIAQYIQKLRDGESSSEEFVAKTLERINKVEKNLHAFISINENAIEQAKQIDKKIRAKEKVGLCFGMPISIKDNICTKGMKTTCASKMLEDFVAPYDATVVSKLKSKDAIIIGKANLDEFAMGSTTEYSYFGPSRNPWNTDYVPGGSSGGSGVSVSAFECIASLGSDTGGSVRSPASFCSVVGLKPTYGLISRYGLVSFANSIEQIGPLARTVKDVAFILNIIAGRDSHDNTTIENGTPDYTEDIDVGVSGKKIGIISEMVGEGVDKDVQSATKHAVSTFEKLGAECIPISLDSAQHSVAAYYTLASAEASSNLARFDNLRYGFDFSVEGYEYNSYISKVRSNLGPEVTRRMLLGTFVLSAGYYGKYYQKAQKVRSLIKSQLTDSFKKVDLLLAPTMPILPFKIGEKIDDPLKIYLLDINTIIANLSGIPAISVPFAMSNGLPIGIQLFANSLQEKQLLQSAYALQKTTNLPEVPI, encoded by the coding sequence ATGACACTTGCAATTTCTATAGCTCAATATATACAAAAATTACGAGATGGCGAATCCTCTTCTGAGGAGTTTGTTGCAAAAACACTAGAGAGAATAAACAAGGTAGAAAAAAACCTTCATGCGTTTATATCAATAAATGAAAATGCAATAGAACAAGCAAAACAGATAGATAAAAAAATCAGAGCAAAAGAAAAAGTTGGCTTATGTTTTGGCATGCCGATTTCAATTAAAGATAATATTTGTACAAAAGGTATGAAAACAACATGCGCGTCAAAAATGCTTGAAGACTTTGTTGCACCATATGACGCTACCGTTGTTTCAAAATTAAAATCAAAAGATGCAATAATTATTGGTAAGGCAAATTTGGATGAATTTGCTATGGGCTCTACAACAGAATATAGCTATTTTGGCCCTAGCCGAAATCCATGGAATACAGATTATGTGCCAGGAGGCTCATCAGGTGGAAGCGGTGTTTCTGTTAGTGCATTTGAGTGTATTGCATCACTTGGGTCTGATACTGGTGGTTCTGTGAGAAGCCCGGCTAGTTTTTGTTCTGTGGTTGGCCTAAAACCGACATATGGACTAATTAGCAGATATGGTTTGGTATCATTTGCAAACAGTATTGAGCAGATAGGTCCACTTGCGCGAACTGTCAAAGATGTTGCATTTATTTTGAATATTATTGCAGGGCGTGACTCTCATGATAATACTACAATTGAAAATGGAACGCCTGATTATACTGAGGATATTGATGTAGGTGTATCAGGTAAAAAAATTGGAATAATTTCAGAGATGGTTGGCGAGGGAGTAGACAAAGATGTCCAATCAGCTACAAAACACGCCGTATCTACATTTGAAAAACTTGGTGCAGAATGTATTCCAATCTCGCTTGATTCAGCACAACATTCTGTTGCTGCATATTACACTTTGGCATCTGCAGAAGCAAGCAGTAACCTTGCACGATTTGATAATCTGCGGTACGGTTTTGATTTTAGTGTAGAAGGATACGAGTATAACTCATACATTTCCAAAGTACGAAGCAATCTTGGACCTGAAGTCACAAGAAGGATGCTGCTTGGAACATTTGTGCTTTCAGCTGGGTATTACGGAAAATATTATCAAAAAGCACAAAAAGTTAGAAGCCTAATTAAATCACAACTTACTGACTCCTTTAAAAAAGTAGATCTTCTTTTAGCTCCCACAATGCCAATTCTGCCATTTAAGATTGGCGAAAAAATTGATGATCCGTTGAAGATTTACTTGCTTGATATTAATACAATAATTGCAAATCTTTCTGGAATCCCCGCTATTTCTGTTCCATTTGCAATGTCAAATGGATTGCCTATAGGAATTCAACTCTTTGCAAATTCTCTTCAAGAGAAGCAGCTATTACAATCAGCTTATGCATTACAGAAAACAACAAACCTTCCTGAGGTGCCAATTTGA
- the aspS gene encoding aspartate--tRNA(Asn) ligase: protein MTDNNLGIWRRTIYSNEINPSMEGKEVIVMGWVSSVRDHGNLIFMMITDKNGDIQITAKKGDSREELRQEIVKLKEQSSIAIKGTIKPSNKAPHGAEISPLEMKVFSQAEKIAPFTSQAKTVANIDTRLEIRAVDLRRSILQHVFKARSLVLKSIRDYLYEKEFVEVNTPKMIATATEGGAALFPIFYYNKEAFLAQSPQLYKEQLTMSFEKVFEIAPIFRAEPSRTNRHLSEAISIDLEEAFADYNDIMRHIENIVKRVVLVIQDYNEKLNSDVKFQTPEISDSIPQYTYSELIEKMQKAGITTEWGDDLYASNLKKLNITGFYFIKDWPLGPKPFYVKAKADDHKLSESFDFMYGDLELSSGSTRIEKRSDLEERMKNKGFKLDPFDYHLRVFDYGVPPHAGCGIGLERLMMALTGTENIRDVTFYPRDVDRLTP from the coding sequence TTGACAGACAATAATCTTGGAATTTGGCGTAGAACGATTTATTCAAACGAAATTAATCCCTCCATGGAAGGAAAAGAAGTAATTGTGATGGGTTGGGTATCTAGTGTGAGAGACCACGGAAATCTCATTTTTATGATGATTACTGACAAAAATGGGGATATTCAAATTACTGCTAAGAAAGGTGATTCTAGAGAAGAATTACGGCAAGAAATTGTAAAGCTAAAAGAACAGTCAAGTATTGCCATAAAAGGAACAATCAAACCCTCAAACAAGGCTCCACATGGCGCAGAGATTAGTCCTCTTGAAATGAAAGTTTTTTCTCAAGCAGAAAAGATTGCACCTTTTACATCACAAGCAAAAACTGTTGCCAACATTGATACTCGTTTAGAAATACGTGCAGTAGATCTCCGAAGAAGTATTTTACAACATGTTTTCAAGGCACGAAGTCTAGTTTTAAAATCCATCCGTGATTATCTGTATGAAAAAGAGTTTGTAGAAGTAAATACACCAAAAATGATTGCTACAGCTACCGAAGGAGGTGCTGCACTATTTCCAATATTTTACTATAACAAAGAAGCATTTCTTGCCCAAAGCCCACAACTTTACAAAGAACAGTTGACAATGAGCTTTGAGAAAGTTTTTGAAATTGCTCCTATTTTTAGAGCTGAACCTTCTAGAACAAACAGACATCTCTCTGAGGCTATTTCAATAGATCTAGAAGAAGCATTTGCAGATTACAACGATATTATGAGACACATTGAAAATATAGTAAAACGAGTCGTACTGGTAATACAAGATTATAATGAAAAATTAAATTCTGATGTTAAATTTCAAACTCCTGAAATTTCTGATTCTATCCCACAGTATACATATTCTGAGCTAATTGAAAAGATGCAAAAAGCTGGAATAACTACTGAGTGGGGAGACGATCTGTATGCATCTAATCTGAAAAAACTCAACATTACAGGATTTTATTTTATAAAGGATTGGCCATTGGGTCCAAAGCCATTTTATGTGAAAGCAAAAGCAGATGACCATAAACTATCTGAATCATTTGATTTCATGTATGGTGACTTGGAGCTCTCATCTGGTAGTACCAGAATCGAAAAAAGATCTGATCTTGAGGAAAGAATGAAAAACAAAGGGTTCAAGCTTGACCCATTTGATTATCATCTTAGAGTATTTGATTATGGTGTTCCGCCTCATGCAGGATGTGGAATTGGTCTTGAAAGATTGATGATGGCACTAACAGGGACAGAAAATATTAGAGATGTAACATTTTATCCAAGAGACGTGGATAGACTCACACCGTAG
- a CDS encoding formate--phosphoribosylaminoimidazolecarboxamide ligase: MTSIATLGSHCALQVLKGAKDEGFKTILVCEKKREKLYRRFKFIDKLILVDTFLELSELKCSSQLKDDDAIIIPHGTLISQMNSSQIESIKIPVFGNKWILRWESDRKMKEKLMVESNLNVPKTIPSPKDISTLVIAKRHGAAGGKGYFLTTSEKDYNKKRDKLIAQGIIKGDSDLYLQEYAFGVSAYLQYFYSPLTGELEFFGVDRRYESDIDGLGRIPAPQQMDIDLIPSFNVIGNSPIVLRESLLDEVYSMGDRFVDTAKRLVAPGMNGPFCLEGVYDDNGKFTTFEFSARIVAGTNLYVDGSPYSTFLYDEPMSMGKRIAREIKKAKSDNQLAKITT, from the coding sequence ATGACATCCATAGCTACACTTGGTTCTCATTGTGCATTACAGGTCTTAAAAGGAGCAAAAGATGAGGGATTTAAGACCATACTTGTATGTGAAAAAAAACGTGAAAAACTTTATCGTAGATTTAAGTTCATAGACAAACTAATCCTAGTTGATACATTTTTAGAATTATCAGAACTAAAATGCTCTTCACAGCTAAAAGATGATGATGCAATAATAATCCCACATGGCACCCTTATTTCTCAAATGAATTCATCACAAATAGAATCAATTAAAATTCCAGTTTTTGGCAACAAATGGATACTCAGATGGGAATCAGATAGAAAAATGAAAGAAAAACTAATGGTGGAGTCAAATCTCAATGTTCCCAAGACAATCCCTAGTCCAAAAGACATCAGTACGCTAGTGATAGCAAAAAGACATGGAGCCGCTGGAGGCAAAGGGTATTTTTTGACTACAAGTGAAAAAGACTATAACAAAAAACGTGACAAGTTAATTGCTCAAGGCATTATCAAAGGAGACAGTGATCTATATCTCCAAGAATATGCATTTGGAGTATCCGCGTATCTTCAATATTTTTATTCACCATTGACTGGAGAATTGGAATTTTTTGGAGTAGATAGAAGATATGAATCGGATATCGATGGACTTGGAAGAATTCCAGCACCACAGCAAATGGATATTGATTTGATTCCATCTTTTAATGTGATTGGAAACAGTCCAATAGTCTTAAGAGAATCACTTCTTGACGAAGTCTATTCAATGGGAGACCGGTTTGTAGATACGGCAAAAAGACTAGTTGCCCCTGGAATGAATGGTCCGTTTTGTTTAGAAGGAGTTTATGATGATAATGGAAAATTTACCACATTCGAGTTTTCTGCACGAATAGTTGCAGGTACCAATCTGTATGTAGACGGGTCACCGTATTCGACATTTCTTTATGATGAACCTATGAGCATGGGAAAAAGGATAGCTCGCGAAATCAAGAAGGCTAAAAGTGACAATCAGCTTGCAAAAATAACAACCTAA